From a region of the Aeoliella mucimassa genome:
- a CDS encoding lysophospholipid acyltransferase family protein codes for MITETILTTTARLLSGASVRWVDSQPDTCQRVYFANHTSHLDVILVWSALPHDVRKLTRPAAAKDYWGKGRIRPYIAKVYNAMLIDRKEIKVHQSPVDIMIREIGRTYSVIIFPEGGRSSGETVGSFKSGLYYLAKKRPDLELIPVYIDNMNRILPRGEFLPVPLLSSVTFGPPMWLEAGETKVEFLARAREAVMNLRAREKDS; via the coding sequence ATGATCACCGAAACCATCCTGACAACGACCGCCCGCCTGTTGAGCGGCGCGAGTGTGCGGTGGGTGGACAGCCAGCCCGACACGTGCCAGCGGGTCTATTTTGCCAACCATACGAGTCACTTGGATGTGATACTCGTCTGGTCAGCATTGCCGCATGATGTGCGTAAGCTCACCCGCCCAGCCGCGGCGAAGGACTACTGGGGCAAGGGGCGGATACGGCCCTACATCGCGAAGGTGTACAATGCGATGCTGATCGACCGCAAGGAGATCAAAGTGCATCAGAGCCCCGTCGACATCATGATCCGGGAGATCGGCCGCACCTACTCGGTGATTATTTTCCCCGAGGGGGGCCGCTCGTCCGGCGAGACGGTTGGCTCGTTCAAAAGCGGTTTGTACTACCTGGCGAAGAAACGTCCCGACCTGGAGCTGATCCCCGTATACATCGACAACATGAATCGCATTCTCCCCCGTGGAGAATTCCTGCCGGTCCCGCTATTGTCGTCAGTAACCTTTGGCCCACCGATGTGGCTCGAAGCCGGCGAAACCAAGGTGGAGTTCCTGGCCCGAGCCCGCGAAGCGGTCATGAATCTGCGGGCGCGAGAGAAAGACAGTTAA
- a CDS encoding phosphatidate cytidylyltransferase encodes MTPIQLNWALAGTIVMLLTAVTVIGQLLARQPQLGLNPAAVNAFNARLRAWWIICCLLSVAFLSPGVTILLFGLISFWALREFITLTPTRQGDHRALFWVFFLFTPLHYILVWMNLYDSYSVLIPVYGFLFIPLRIAIAGDTKRFLERVAKIQSGLLVCVYCLGFAPALLDLEYGEYADRSRLLFFLVLMSLVSEGLQFIGDRLYGRNVISANINGTKTWEGMLGGAASTALVGMTYHMAFKPFNELWHTALVSMVIAVMGFAGSMTMSAIKRDRGVRDFGTLVEGHGGVLDRIDAICFAAPVFYHVAKHLLVP; translated from the coding sequence ATGACACCAATTCAACTTAACTGGGCGCTTGCCGGCACCATTGTCATGCTCCTCACGGCCGTGACCGTGATTGGGCAGCTCCTTGCGCGGCAGCCACAGCTGGGCCTCAACCCCGCAGCGGTCAACGCGTTCAACGCCCGGCTGCGCGCATGGTGGATCATCTGCTGTCTGCTCTCGGTCGCGTTCCTCAGCCCCGGGGTCACCATCCTGCTGTTCGGGCTAATTAGCTTTTGGGCACTCCGCGAATTCATTACCCTCACGCCGACTCGGCAAGGGGATCACCGCGCGCTGTTCTGGGTGTTCTTCCTGTTCACCCCACTGCATTACATCCTGGTGTGGATGAACCTGTACGACAGCTATAGCGTGTTGATCCCGGTTTACGGGTTCTTGTTTATCCCGCTTCGCATCGCGATTGCCGGCGATACCAAACGATTCCTGGAGCGAGTGGCCAAGATTCAATCGGGCCTGTTGGTGTGCGTGTATTGCTTGGGCTTCGCCCCCGCGCTGCTCGACCTGGAGTACGGCGAGTACGCCGATCGTTCGCGGCTGCTGTTCTTCCTGGTGCTCATGTCGCTCGTGAGCGAAGGGCTGCAGTTCATCGGCGACCGTCTCTACGGCCGCAACGTGATCTCGGCCAACATCAATGGCACCAAGACTTGGGAAGGCATGCTCGGCGGAGCGGCCAGTACCGCGTTGGTCGGCATGACCTATCACATGGCGTTCAAACCCTTCAACGAGCTTTGGCACACCGCGCTGGTGAGCATGGTGATCGCGGTGATGGGCTTTGCCGGGTCGATGACCATGTCGGCCATCAAACGCGACCGTGGAGTCCGCGATTTTGGGACCTTAGTAGAAGGCCATGGCGGTGTGCTCGACCGCATCGACGCCATCTGCTTTGCCGCGCCGGTGTTCTACCACGTCGCCAAGCACCTGTTGGTGCCTTAG
- a CDS encoding TMEM43 family protein, translated as MARKKDSKFGAILAGPAIVCVGVLALWENEGRFDFHKAARQATVVADPAEASQHDTFALTGQLETKMPIQGYYVEGFTGYYRVDRNAEIYCWDRDEDSDGDVTWREKWMSSVDNNSRNSGIKKTLKSDHLFPPRYELGDLLISAEDIHLVDDREPIAAGRLAMTDAAKSARLRIDTQCFYKGKGRLSSPELGDERIEYYGIPNSPTASYFGAVRGDMAWGKQYEVSQSFLSGIIQNDGMLHHLANGDREVALATIKGYLAKLLWFTRLGGTVAIIVGMLITVSPFVGLLRGVPVLGPLVEWGAFLISVVLGLTLAGTVIAASYIAHHPLLVALPLVLVGVGIYYLRRRSQATKENVQTALSEYQQKHAASADEEGFDIDINSRGWSAGFAEQTFEKLVAMASLHGLGRKETKFLEQWGESNGIAKSRVDQMIATAPQEVDAVEIDTRNDMILLVCVALADGMLSGREHSALKSIAKRVDMEPAVLNEIIAGVEAGTLRPA; from the coding sequence ATGGCGAGGAAGAAGGATAGCAAGTTTGGAGCCATTCTGGCGGGGCCGGCAATTGTTTGCGTGGGGGTGCTTGCCCTTTGGGAGAACGAGGGGCGATTCGATTTTCATAAGGCCGCGCGACAGGCCACGGTGGTCGCCGACCCCGCCGAGGCGAGTCAGCACGACACCTTTGCTCTGACCGGCCAGTTGGAAACGAAGATGCCGATCCAGGGGTACTACGTCGAAGGTTTCACCGGCTACTATCGGGTCGATCGCAATGCAGAGATCTACTGTTGGGATCGCGACGAAGATAGCGATGGCGACGTGACCTGGCGGGAGAAGTGGATGTCGAGCGTCGATAATAATTCGCGGAATAGCGGCATCAAAAAGACTTTGAAGAGCGACCATTTGTTTCCCCCCAGGTACGAATTGGGCGACCTGCTTATCAGCGCAGAAGATATTCATCTGGTCGACGATCGCGAGCCGATCGCCGCGGGGAGGTTGGCGATGACCGACGCTGCCAAGTCGGCCCGGTTGCGCATCGATACCCAGTGCTTTTATAAAGGCAAAGGTCGACTCTCATCGCCGGAATTGGGGGACGAGCGGATTGAGTACTACGGAATACCTAACTCGCCGACCGCCAGTTACTTCGGCGCGGTTCGTGGCGATATGGCCTGGGGCAAGCAATACGAGGTTTCGCAGAGCTTTCTCTCGGGCATCATCCAGAACGATGGCATGCTGCATCACCTGGCGAATGGCGATCGCGAGGTGGCCTTAGCTACCATCAAAGGGTACCTCGCGAAGCTGCTGTGGTTCACCCGCCTGGGCGGGACCGTGGCGATCATCGTTGGCATGCTCATCACCGTGAGCCCGTTCGTCGGTTTGCTAAGGGGGGTGCCAGTGCTGGGGCCGCTGGTCGAGTGGGGAGCGTTTCTCATCAGCGTGGTGCTTGGCTTAACGCTGGCCGGCACGGTGATCGCAGCCTCGTACATTGCCCATCATCCACTGCTCGTCGCGTTGCCGCTGGTGCTGGTAGGCGTAGGCATCTACTACCTGAGAAGGCGATCGCAAGCAACCAAGGAGAACGTACAGACCGCCTTATCGGAGTACCAGCAGAAGCACGCCGCTTCGGCAGACGAAGAGGGATTCGATATCGACATCAACTCGCGTGGCTGGAGCGCCGGCTTCGCCGAGCAGACGTTCGAAAAGCTGGTGGCCATGGCGTCGCTGCATGGGCTTGGGCGGAAGGAAACCAAGTTTCTTGAGCAATGGGGCGAGTCGAATGGCATCGCCAAATCACGGGTCGACCAGATGATTGCCACTGCCCCGCAGGAGGTGGATGCGGTGGAGATCGATACCCGCAACGACATGATTCTGCTGGTGTGCGTCGCCTTGGCCGATGGCATGCTATCGGGCCGGGAGCACTCGGCGCTCAAGTCGATTGCCAAGCGGGTGGATATGGAACCGGCGGTGCTGAACGAGATTATTGCTGGCGTCGAAGCGGGAACGCTCCGCCCGGCGTAA
- a CDS encoding glycosyltransferase, giving the protein MPEPSTTDAAPLRTLFCVTSMPVGGAETLLVNLIRRLDRSKIAPEICCLKQPGPLGDEMAAEVPVHSGLIHHKLDVLVLNRMTRLLRERQIDAVVTVGAGDKMFWGRLAAKRAGVPVVCSALHSTGWPDGVGRLNRLLTPLTDAFIAVAAPHGRHLIEGEKFPASKVVVIPNGVDTARFAPGAETNQLRSELGIPATSPVGIIVAALRPEKNHELYLEVAARVTKQIPEAVFLVVGDGPQRVQLKERAEQLELGDSVRFLGTRSDIPSLLNLADVNVLTSHNEANPVSILEAMSTGTPTVASNVGSVSESVVEGKTGYLAPAGDAEVLSERVLTLMNTPLLRQELGAAARQMVESRWSLEVMVEGYEQLLWRIYTEKTGIHAPSATEAPAEPCVAV; this is encoded by the coding sequence ATGCCTGAACCATCGACCACAGATGCCGCCCCGCTACGCACGCTGTTCTGTGTGACCTCGATGCCGGTCGGCGGTGCCGAAACATTGCTGGTGAACCTGATCCGCCGGCTGGATCGCTCCAAGATTGCTCCTGAGATATGCTGCTTGAAACAACCTGGGCCGCTTGGAGACGAGATGGCCGCCGAGGTACCGGTGCACTCGGGGCTGATTCATCATAAGCTCGATGTGTTGGTACTGAACCGAATGACTCGCTTGCTACGCGAGCGGCAAATCGACGCGGTGGTGACCGTCGGCGCTGGCGATAAGATGTTCTGGGGCCGATTGGCTGCCAAACGCGCTGGAGTGCCGGTGGTCTGTAGTGCGCTGCACAGCACCGGCTGGCCCGACGGGGTAGGGCGGCTCAACCGCTTGCTCACCCCGCTGACCGATGCGTTCATCGCAGTGGCCGCCCCCCACGGGCGGCACTTGATCGAAGGCGAAAAGTTCCCCGCCTCGAAAGTGGTGGTGATTCCCAACGGAGTCGACACCGCGCGGTTCGCCCCAGGCGCCGAAACCAATCAACTACGAAGCGAACTGGGCATTCCTGCGACGTCGCCAGTCGGCATCATTGTTGCCGCACTGCGTCCCGAGAAAAATCACGAACTTTATCTCGAAGTCGCTGCGCGCGTCACCAAACAGATTCCTGAGGCCGTGTTCCTGGTGGTTGGCGATGGTCCTCAGCGAGTGCAACTGAAAGAGCGAGCCGAGCAACTCGAACTCGGCGACTCGGTACGCTTTCTCGGCACCCGCAGCGATATTCCCTCGCTGTTGAACCTGGCCGACGTGAACGTTTTGACTTCGCACAACGAAGCGAATCCGGTCTCGATTCTCGAGGCGATGAGCACTGGCACCCCGACCGTGGCCAGCAACGTGGGATCGGTCAGCGAATCGGTGGTCGAAGGAAAAACCGGATACCTAGCCCCCGCGGGCGACGCCGAGGTGCTTTCGGAGCGGGTTCTCACGCTGATGAACACCCCGCTACTTCGCCAAGAATTGGGAGCGGCCGCCCGCCAAATGGTGGAGAGTCGCTGGTCGCTGGAGGTGATGGTCGAGGGGTACGAACAGCTGTTGTGGCGCATTTATACCGAGAAAACCGGCATCCACGCCCCGTCGGCCACCGAAGCCCCTGCCGAGCCGTGCGTGGCGGTATAG